From Rhodopseudomonas palustris:
TCAAGATCGACCGGCTGCAGGCGGGCCGGCTCGGGCTCGACGTCGATCAGCTCACCGCCGCGCTGCGCACACAGATCGACGGCGAACCCGTCGGCATCGTGGTCGAGCAGGGCCGCCGCACCCCGGTGTCGATCCGCGGCGCGGACGCTTTGCGCGAATCGCCGGCGCGGCTCGCCGGCCTCAGCCTGGTGCTCGCAGACGGCAAGTCGGTGCCGCTCACCAATGTCGCGCGGCTGGAGCGGATCGACGGCCCGGTCAAGATCGACCGCGAGAACGGCCGCCGGCTCGCGCTGGTGATGAGCAACGTCACCGGCCGCGATCTGGTCGGCTTCGTCGACGAGGCCAAGCGGGCGGTCGCCGAGCGCGTCGAACTGCCGGAGGGGTACGGCATCGTCTGGGGCGGGCAGTTCGAAAATCAGCAGCGCGCCGCGGCGCGACTCGCGATCGTGGTGCCGATCGCGCTGGCGCTGGTGTTCCTGCTGCTGTTCGTCACCTTCATGTCGTTGCGGCAGGCGCTGCTGGTGTTCGTCAACATTCCGTTCGCGCTGGTCGGCGGAGTGTTCAGCCTGCTGATGTCCGGCGAGTATCTCTCGGTGCCGGCCTCGGTCGGCTTCATCGCGCTGCTCGGCATCGCGGTGCTGAACGGGCTGGTGCTGGTGACGTATTTCAACACGCTGCGCAGCCAGGGCCTGCCGCCGGATCAGATCGTGGAGATCGGCGCGCAGCGGCGGCTGCGGCCGATCCTGCTCACCGCCAGCATCACCGCGTTCGGCCTGGTGCCGCTGCTCTACGCCACCGGCCCCGGCGCCGACGTGCAGCGGCCATTGGCGATCGTGGTGATCGGCGGGCTGGTATCGTCGACGCTGTTGACGCTGGTGATCCTGCCGGTGCTGTATCGCCGCTTCGGCATCGTTTCGGAGAAGACGGCATGAGCCCGCAGGTGCTGACGCTGATCGCGCCGGCGGCGCTGAAGGAGCATCTGGTCGCGGCCCTGCTGGCGCACGGGCCCACCGCGCAAGCCGGGTTCGTCGCGCGCGAGATCGAGGGTTATGGCGACGGCGTCACCTATGACAGCACGATCGAGCGGGTCCGTGGCCATGCGCTGGCCGTCGAGATCGTGGTGACCGCGCCGGACGCGGACATCCGCGGCCTGCTCGATGTGCTTCGCACCGAGATGGCCGGGCGCGGCGTGACATGGCGACTCTCTGCCGCGACGGCGGCCGGGACGCTTTAGTTCAGCCGCGACATCGTGCGATCCGACGGCGGCGGCCGCCGGCATGCTTCACAATAACATATAGACGAATTCGTATTTCTCGATTAGAGCGCGCGAAGGAAGACGTGTTGCGGTTGCCGGCGATCGCGCTTGTCTTTCAGACGATGCGTTCGCCGCGTAGCTGTCTGCCCTGCGTCGAGGATCGAGGACGGAAGTCACGATGACCGTTTCCGAGACCACCCGTCCCAACCGGCTGCCGTGGCCGCCGATGCTGCTGACGCTGGCGGCGCTGGCGTCCATCGGGCTCGGCATGGTGGCGCCGCTGACCTTGCCGCGCGCGCAATCGGTGGTGCTGATCGGCTATGCGGTCGCGGGCCTCGGCATGGGCCTCGATCTATGGGCGATCCTGACCATGCGCAGCGCCCGCACCAACATTCTGCCGCATCGCGCTGCCGGTCGGCTGGTCACCTGGGGACCGTTCCGCTTCAGCCGCAATCCGATCTATCTCGCCAACACCTGGCTGCTGATCGGCATCGGGTTGGCGTTCGGCAATGCCTGGTTCATCCTGTTCGCGCTGCTGTCGGCGGCGGCCGTCGATCGCCTTGCGATCCGGCGCGAGGAACGCCATCTGGCGGTCAAATTCGGCGACGAGTGGATGGACTATTCGTCGAAGACGCCGCGCTGGCTGATCCGATGATCGAAAGCCGTCAAAGGGAGATTTGAATGACCACCAATGTGAAGCAGATGATGGAAGCCGCCAATGCGGCGGTGCCGCGGGTCACCGCGGACCAGGCGCGCGAGATGATGGGCAAGGGCGCCGTGGTGATCGACGTGCGCGACGCGCCCGAGGTCGAGAACAGCGGCAAGGTCGAGGGCTCGTTGCACATCTCGCGCGGCATGCTCGAATTCCGCGCCGATCCGGACACCGCGTTTCACGACAA
This genomic window contains:
- a CDS encoding DUF3240 family protein; this encodes MSPQVLTLIAPAALKEHLVAALLAHGPTAQAGFVAREIEGYGDGVTYDSTIERVRGHALAVEIVVTAPDADIRGLLDVLRTEMAGRGVTWRLSAATAAGTL
- a CDS encoding rhodanese-like domain-containing protein; amino-acid sequence: MTTNVKQMMEAANAAVPRVTADQAREMMGKGAVVIDVRDAPEVENSGKVEGSLHISRGMLEFRADPDTAFHDKRLAKDRPVIVYCASGGRSALAGKVLKDMGYAEVYNLGAFKDWTDAGGAIEKPIDRGM
- a CDS encoding isoprenylcysteine carboxylmethyltransferase family protein — protein: MTVSETTRPNRLPWPPMLLTLAALASIGLGMVAPLTLPRAQSVVLIGYAVAGLGMGLDLWAILTMRSARTNILPHRAAGRLVTWGPFRFSRNPIYLANTWLLIGIGLAFGNAWFILFALLSAAAVDRLAIRREERHLAVKFGDEWMDYSSKTPRWLIR